A single Muntiacus reevesi chromosome 9, mMunRee1.1, whole genome shotgun sequence DNA region contains:
- the CCKBR gene encoding gastrin/cholecystokinin type B receptor, giving the protein MELLKPNRSVLGSGPGPGASLCRPGGPLLNGSGTGNLSCEPPRIRGAGTRELELAIRVTLYAVIFLMSVGGNVLIIVVLGLSRRLRTVTNAFLLSLAVSDLLLAVACMPFTLLPNLMGTFIFGTVVCKAVSYFMGVSVSVSTLSLVAIALERYSAICRPLQARVWQTRSHAARVIIATWMLSGLLMVPYPVYTAVQPAGPRVLQCMHRWPSARVRQTWSVLLLLLLFFVPGVVMAVAYGLISRELYLGLRFDGDSDSESQSRVGSQGGLPGGTGQGPAQANGRCRSEPRLAGEDGDGCYVQLPRSRPALEMSALTAPTPGPGSGTRPAQAKLLAKKRVVRMLLVIVVLFFLCWLPVYSANTWRAFDGPGAHRALSGAPISFIHLLSYASACVNPLVYCFMHRRFRQACLDTCTRCCPRPPRARPRPLPDEDPPTPSIASLSRLSYTTISTLGPG; this is encoded by the exons ATGGAGCTGCTAAAGCCAAACCGGAGCGTGCTGGGATCCGGACCCGGGCCGGGGGCTTCGCTGTGCCGCCCAGGGGGCCCCCTCCTCAACGGCAGCGGCACCGGCAACCTCAGCTGTGAGCCCCCACGCATCCGCGGAGCCGGGACACGAG AACTGGAGCTGGCCATTAGGGTCACCCTCTACGCTGTGATCTTTCTAATGAGTGTTGGAGGCAACGTGCTCATCATCGTGGTCCTGGGGCTGAGCCGCCGTCTGAGGACCGTCACCAATGCCTTCCTGCTCTCACTGGCAGTCAGCGACCTCCTGCTGGCTGTGGCTTGCATGCCCTTCACCCTCCTGCCCAATCTCATGGGCACATTTATCTTCGGCACAGTCGTCTGCAAGGCGGTTTCCTACTTCATGG GGGTATCTGTGAGCGTGTCCACGCTAAGCCTCGTGGCCATCGCCCTGGAGCGATACAGCGCCATCTGCCGACCACTGCAGGCGCGCGTTTGGCAGACGCGCTCCCACGCGGCTCGTGTGATCATAGCCACGTGGATGCTGTCCGGACTGCTCATGGTGCCCTACCCAGTGTACACGGCCGTGCAGCCAGCGGGGCCCCGTGTCTTGCAATGCATGCACCGGTGGCCCAGTGCGCGGGTTCGCCAAACCTG GTCGGTACTACTGCTCCTGCTCTTGTTTTTCGTGCCTGGGGTGGTTATGGCGGTGGCCTACGGGCTTATCTCGCGTGAGCTCTACTTAGGGCTTCGCTTTGACGGTGACAGTGACAGCGAGAGCCAGAGCCGGGTCGGAAGTCAGGGAGGGCTGCCCGGTGGCACAGGACAAG GTCCTGCCCAAGCGAACGGACGTTGCCGGTCTGAGCCCCGGCTGGCGGGTGAGGACGGCGACGGCTGTTACGTGCAGCTTCCGCGCTCCCGGCCTGCGTTGGAGATGTCTGCGCTGACCGCGCCCACGCCCGGCCCAGGATCCGGCACCAGGCCTGCCCAGGCCAAGCTGTTGGCTAAGAAGCGCGTGGTGCGGATGTTACTGGTGATCGTTGTGCTTTTTTTCCTGTGTTGGTTGCCCGTGTACAGCGCCAACACGTGGCGCGCCTTCGACGGGCCCGGCGCACATCGCGCACTTTCGGGTGCGCCCATCTCCTTCATCCACTTGCTAAGCTACGCCTCTGCCTGTGTCAACCCCCTGGTCTACTGCTTCATGCACCGTCGCTTTCGCCAGGCCTGCCTCGACACCTGCACCCGCTGCTGTCCCCGGCCTCCGCGGGCTCGCCCCAGACCTCTGCCGGATGAggaccctcccaccccctccatcGCCTCGCTGTCCAGGCTAAGCTATACCACCATCAGCACACTGGGGCCTGGCTGA